A stretch of Phragmites australis chromosome 12, lpPhrAust1.1, whole genome shotgun sequence DNA encodes these proteins:
- the LOC133886445 gene encoding uncharacterized protein LOC133886445 has protein sequence MERQEEDLAMLIPDDVLEEVFRRVAPRGLAASRCVCRAWRALIDDRRLLRADLLPRTLAGLFLCFNMLELPEFFARPAVGFTVYRMHPGMEVDDHCNGLVLQCNCVLNPATGRRAYLPERPLPLLEEYFTEDDYLAFDPTESPHYHVFLIPMVLLLPTVDRKLDPVYSAISQSEWPPSPFVLSVFSSRTGRWEKRSLVREGEAAGTVADMDDQHWVPRHSVCWRGALYVHRQNDFVMRISLSNHTYRVIKPPREIEMLRGRSDVHLGRSQKGVYYAFIDDKYHLWVWILDDSCDQMEWILKHHSGCGLALPNAKCNQENYGPWILQNANCDEADNNEALAGQEFEWDSDDENILHTEDRIQEQLCFTILGFHPYKEIVFLHRSSRGLAYHLKSSKLEYLGNLYPKDYTHIAGSTTEISFRAMWMTEYATKLVVLVFSFDDNRWQAIASPSWDDNFLLQQRTSICIWLFLYWLLLVPDLICNLVILDVGRMNLRRCRAKLPFPKPSSPYRRVMVLTANIGENREKKFYRCLKGYKSPSACMFFKWEDEYKKYLIENGFLEEDTQVAPISVDANLHFGREHCRAEGNSSAFAE, from the exons ATGGAACGGCAGGAGGAGGACTTGGCAATGCTGATCCCCGACGACGTGCTCGAGGAAGTGTTCCGCCGCGTCGCGCCGCGCGGCCTCGCCGCGTCCCGCTGCGTCTGCAGGGCGTGGCGCGCGCTCATCGACGACCGCCGCCTGCTGCGCGCGGACCTCCTCCCGCGCACGCTGGCCGGCCTCTTCCTCTGCTTCAACATGCTGGAGCTCCCGGAGTTCTTCGCCCGCCCCGCCGTGGGCTTCACCGTCTACCGCATGCACCCTGGCATGGAGGTCGACGACCACTGCAACGGCCTCGTCCTGCAGTGCAACTGCGTGCTCAACCCCGCCACGGGCCGGCGGGCGTATTTGCCCGAGCGCCCGCTTCCCCTCTTGGAGGAGTATTTCACCGAAGACGACTATCTCGCCTTCGATCCTACAGAGTCACCACATTACCACGTGTTCTTGATCCcgatggttcttcttcttcccacGGTCGATCGCAAGTTGGACCCTGTATATAGCGCCATCTCGCAATCAGAATGGCCACCGTCACCGTTCGTCCTCAGCGTCTTCTCGTCAAGGACGGGGCGGTGGGAGAAGAGGTCCTTGGTCCGAGAAGGTGAAGCCGCAGGAACGGTCGCCGACATGGATGACCAACACTGGGTACCTCGCCACTCAGTATGCTGGCGGGGTGCACTCTACGTTCATCGCCAAAACGATTTTGTAATGAG AATATCATTGTCAAACCATACGTACCGAGTGATCAAGCCACCTAGAGAGATTGAAATGTTAAGGGGTCGAAGTGATGTTCATCTAGGAAGGTCACAGAAGGGAGTTTACTATGCATTCATTGATGACAAATACCACCTTTGGGTTTGGATCCTTGATGACTCGTGTGATCAAATGGAATGGATATTGAAACATCATAGTGGTTGTGGGCTAGCCTTGCCAAATGCAAAATGTAACCAAGAAAATTACGGACCCTGGATCCTACAAAATGCTAACTGCGATGAAGCTGACAACAACGAGGCGCTAGCGGGACAAGAATTTGAATGGGATTCTGATGATGAAAATATTCTCCACACTGAAGATAGGATACAAGAGCAGTTGTGCTTCACAATACTTGGATTTCATCCTTACAAAGAGATTGTCTTCTTGCATAGATCGTCCAGAGGCTTGGCGTATCATTTGAAGAGCTCTAAACTTGAGTATTTGGGTAACTTGTACCCAAAAGACTACACTCATATCGCTG GTAGCACGACGGAGATATCTTTCAGGGCGATGTGGATGACCGAGTACGCAACTAAGCTGGTCGTGCTCGTCTTCTCTTTTGACGACAACCGGTGGCAAGCGATTGCATCTCCCAGTTGGGATGACAACTTCCTCTTGCAACAGCGCACCTCCATATGCATATGGCTTTTTCTATACTGGCTACTACTAGTGCCAGACTTAATTTGCAATCTTGTTATTCTCGACGTCGGTCGGATGAACCTGCGTCGCTGCCGTGCCAAACTTCCATTTCCTAAGCCATCTAGTCCAT ACCGACGAGTTATGGTGCTCACGGCCAATATCGGCGAGAATCGAGAAAAAAAGTTCTATAGGTGTTTGAAGGGGTACAAG TCGCCAAGTGCTTGCATGTTCTTCAAGTGGGAAGATGAGTACAAGAAGTACCTCATTGAGAATGGATTTCTAGAGGAAGACACTCAGGTTGCTCCAATTTCAGTGGATGCCAATCTTCATTTTGGGCGAGAACATTGCAGAGCTGAAGGGAACAGTTCGGCATTTGCAGAATAG